One genomic segment of Methanobacteriaceae archaeon includes these proteins:
- a CDS encoding response regulator — translation MANVQIMIVEDERITAEDIKKALNSVGFEVPAIVSSGEAAIKAAEELKPDLVLMDIKLEGEMDGIQAAEKIRSKLGIPIIYLTAYSDEKTVQRAKVTEPSGFILKQPYGFLRKPFEESELNTAIEITLYRDRLEKRLRKHDQWLGAMLRSISDAVIATDAQGQVRFMNSMAEDITGWLEEDALGNDVRDIFKAMDYKIPLDEKTITEKKSEFENISMKSKDGSKLIVSGSVTPIMDSENKMDGFVVVFREIR, via the coding sequence ATGGCCAATGTACAAATAATGATAGTAGAAGATGAACGGATAACTGCAGAAGACATTAAAAAAGCACTTAACAGTGTTGGATTTGAAGTTCCTGCAATAGTTTCTTCAGGGGAAGCAGCTATTAAGGCTGCTGAAGAATTAAAGCCGGATCTGGTGCTTATGGATATTAAGTTAGAGGGAGAAATGGATGGTATCCAGGCAGCAGAAAAGATCCGATCTAAACTGGGCATTCCCATCATCTATTTAACTGCTTATTCCGATGAAAAAACTGTTCAGAGAGCTAAAGTCACCGAACCATCTGGATTTATCCTAAAACAACCCTATGGATTTTTGCGCAAACCCTTTGAAGAAAGTGAACTTAACACGGCCATAGAAATAACCTTATACCGGGACAGATTAGAGAAACGACTCAGGAAGCATGATCAATGGTTAGGGGCCATGCTTCGAAGTATTAGTGATGCAGTTATAGCAACAGATGCCCAGGGACAGGTAAGATTTATGAATTCAATGGCAGAAGATATCACTGGCTGGTTAGAAGAAGATGCTTTAGGTAATGATGTGCGGGATATATTCAAAGCAATGGATTATAAAATACCACTGGATGAGAAAACTATCACTGAAAAAAAATCAGAATTTGAAAATATATCCATGAAATCCAAAGATGGAAGTAAGTTAATAGTCAGTGGGAGTGTAACTCCCATAATGGATTCTGAAAACAAAATGGATGGTTTCGTGGTAGTATTCCGTGAAATCAGATAA
- a CDS encoding sugar phosphate isomerase/epimerase produces MKIGFSTLALFMKSFEEWLDMATADGFKLIEILCEGPYWPRHALQQENGWEIFSSYELDVYLHTPTIDLNPASLNPGIREETLLQLKETLDLASKIGAKAITTHPGMIHRLEDRIRKIAQYYSIETLKEANRYAEDLGVIFSVENMPHRYAYFCNTAQEHAYFLDQCGCHGTVDWGHANTSKDPESFLKLQNIYYYHLSDNNGEKDQHLPLGEGTLDLGLINGIKRGIIELNSYADVLKSRDTLIKLSK; encoded by the coding sequence ATGAAAATCGGATTTTCCACACTAGCTCTATTTATGAAATCATTTGAGGAATGGCTGGATATGGCCACTGCCGATGGTTTTAAACTGATAGAAATCCTATGTGAAGGTCCTTACTGGCCTCGCCACGCGCTCCAACAGGAAAATGGATGGGAAATTTTCTCATCATATGAATTAGATGTTTATTTGCACACCCCTACCATTGACCTTAACCCTGCAAGTTTAAACCCGGGAATAAGGGAGGAAACCCTCCTGCAACTTAAAGAAACTCTTGATCTAGCATCTAAGATTGGTGCTAAGGCCATAACCACCCATCCTGGTATGATTCACCGGTTAGAAGATCGTATAAGGAAGATTGCTCAATATTATTCCATTGAAACTCTCAAGGAAGCCAACCGCTATGCTGAAGATTTGGGTGTTATATTTTCTGTGGAGAACATGCCTCATAGGTATGCTTATTTCTGCAACACTGCCCAGGAGCATGCTTATTTCCTGGATCAATGTGGATGCCATGGAACTGTGGATTGGGGTCATGCAAACACCAGCAAAGATCCAGAATCGTTTCTAAAACTCCAAAACATCTACTATTATCATTTAAGTGATAATAATGGTGAGAAAGATCAGCATCTGCCATTAGGCGAGGGAACACTTGATCTGGGATTAATCAACGGAATAAAAAGGGGTATTATTGAACTGAATAGTTATGCTGATGTTCTTAAAAGCAGGGATACTCTGATTAAACTGTCAAAATAA
- a CDS encoding TrpB-like pyridoxal phosphate-dependent enzyme: protein MYSVKLTEKEIPKKWYNIAADLPVEFPPYDQTEDGKQLENLPKIFSKGVLEQELSTERYIKIPKEVRNVYKQMGRPSPLTRAKALEEHLDTPAKIFYKREDTSPTGSHKLNTAIAQAYYAKKDGAERLTTETGAGQWGTALSLACNLMDIDCTVYMVKVSFNQKPYRKTIMELYNGEILASPTDRTEFGRKVLAENPDHPGTLGVAISEAIEDALNDEKVYYSLGSVLNHVMLHQTVIGQETKKQLEIFDESPDVMVGCVGGGSNFAGAFFPFIKDQLDEKIDCKFIAVEPAHCPTLTQGEYCYDFGDTAGLTPLIKMYSMGHDFIPPADHAGGLRYHGMAPLVALLVHEGIVEARSVQQTDVFKSGVLFARTEGIVPAPETCHAIKTGIDEALLCKKTGEEKNIVINFSGHGLLDLAGYADYLDGKIVD from the coding sequence ATGTACAGTGTGAAACTGACTGAAAAAGAAATACCTAAAAAATGGTACAACATTGCAGCAGACTTGCCAGTGGAATTCCCACCATACGACCAGACTGAAGATGGGAAACAACTGGAAAACTTGCCGAAAATATTCTCCAAGGGAGTGTTGGAACAGGAGTTATCCACAGAGCGATACATTAAGATACCCAAAGAAGTTAGGAATGTTTACAAACAGATGGGACGACCCAGCCCACTGACCAGAGCTAAAGCCCTGGAAGAACACTTGGACACCCCTGCCAAGATATTCTATAAAAGGGAAGACACCTCCCCCACTGGCAGTCACAAGCTGAACACTGCCATAGCCCAAGCATACTATGCTAAAAAGGACGGAGCTGAGCGTTTAACCACTGAAACCGGTGCAGGACAGTGGGGAACTGCCCTTTCACTGGCCTGTAACCTGATGGATATTGACTGTACAGTTTACATGGTTAAAGTTTCATTCAACCAGAAACCATACCGAAAAACCATTATGGAACTCTACAATGGTGAAATCTTAGCATCACCTACTGATAGAACAGAATTCGGTAGGAAAGTTCTGGCAGAAAATCCAGATCACCCCGGAACCCTGGGAGTGGCCATTTCTGAAGCAATTGAAGATGCCTTAAATGATGAAAAAGTTTACTACTCACTGGGAAGCGTTTTAAACCACGTCATGCTCCACCAGACTGTTATTGGCCAGGAAACCAAAAAACAATTGGAAATATTCGACGAGTCACCTGATGTGATGGTGGGATGTGTTGGAGGAGGTAGTAACTTTGCTGGAGCATTCTTCCCCTTCATTAAGGACCAGCTGGATGAGAAGATTGACTGTAAGTTTATTGCTGTGGAACCCGCCCACTGCCCCACCCTGACTCAGGGTGAATACTGCTACGACTTTGGAGATACCGCCGGACTCACCCCCCTCATCAAGATGTACAGTATGGGCCATGACTTCATTCCACCCGCAGATCACGCTGGCGGACTCCGTTACCATGGTATGGCCCCCTTAGTGGCACTACTGGTCCATGAAGGAATAGTAGAAGCAAGATCTGTCCAGCAAACCGATGTTTTCAAAAGTGGAGTGCTCTTCGCCCGAACCGAAGGAATCGTACCTGCTCCAGAAACCTGCCACGCCATAAAAACTGGAATAGATGAAGCACTTCTCTGTAAGAAGACTGGGGAAGAAAAGAACATTGTAATTAACTTCTCTGGTCATGGACTGCTGGATCTTGCCGGATACGCCGACTACCTGGATGGTAAAATTGTAGATTAA
- a CDS encoding DUF1211 domain-containing protein has product MQDHNKVVNSEEINVRRIETLVDGIFAIALTLLVLGISVPSISNPTETALYQALLDLLPNFYSYFISFILLAVFWRINHAQFNRIKKADNTLLWIIILWLLLVALVPFSAFFVGEYGNFQIPNIFFDLNLFAIGFLLFLNWRHALKNGLVDEIAIETGKSSLKLNLMLPVISLIAMGLTFLPFFKEYGYGWTSSVYLLIPLMKKFFD; this is encoded by the coding sequence TTGCAGGATCATAATAAGGTTGTAAATTCGGAAGAAATTAATGTCAGGCGCATAGAAACCCTGGTTGATGGAATTTTCGCCATTGCATTGACCCTTCTTGTTCTGGGGATAAGTGTGCCTTCGATTTCTAACCCCACAGAAACTGCTCTTTACCAGGCTTTGCTGGATCTTTTACCCAATTTTTACAGTTATTTCATAAGTTTCATTCTCTTAGCTGTTTTCTGGAGAATAAACCACGCTCAATTCAACCGGATTAAAAAAGCAGACAATACTTTATTATGGATCATCATTTTATGGTTGCTTTTGGTGGCATTAGTTCCTTTTTCAGCATTTTTCGTGGGAGAGTATGGAAATTTCCAGATTCCTAACATATTTTTTGATTTAAACCTCTTTGCCATAGGATTTCTCTTATTCCTTAACTGGCGCCACGCCCTTAAAAATGGCCTGGTTGATGAAATTGCCATTGAAACAGGTAAATCTTCTTTAAAACTCAATTTAATGTTACCGGTTATTTCTCTAATTGCCATGGGCCTCACCTTCCTCCCCTTTTTTAAAGAGTATGGTTATGGCTGGACAAGCAGTGTTTACCTGTTAATACCATTAATGAAGAAATTCTTCGATTAA
- a CDS encoding PHP domain-containing protein yields MIIDPHIHSTHSGDSTASVKDIVKHSRKIGLDAIAIADHNSLKGSEEALKEFGKMDDLIIIPAMEVSTSKGHIVALGISEEIPAGTTPEDTVELIRIQGGIAIAAHPFVSYREGIFTQVNYVDVDAMETLNSRYIFGYSNWRAKKMAEEKNIPQIGASDAHFLGAIGSCVTELEADFSVDGIIQGILSGKTNVFGDRTPLPLILKEVINKKIRRI; encoded by the coding sequence ATGATCATTGACCCTCATATTCACAGCACACACTCTGGTGACTCAACTGCCTCGGTGAAAGATATAGTAAAACATTCCCGCAAGATCGGATTGGATGCCATTGCCATTGCAGATCACAACTCGCTTAAGGGATCAGAGGAGGCTTTAAAAGAGTTCGGAAAAATGGATGATCTCATCATCATACCTGCCATGGAGGTTTCCACCAGCAAGGGCCATATCGTGGCTCTAGGTATCAGTGAGGAAATACCAGCAGGAACAACCCCAGAAGACACTGTTGAATTAATCCGTATTCAGGGGGGGATTGCCATAGCTGCCCATCCTTTTGTAAGCTACCGGGAAGGTATCTTCACTCAGGTAAACTATGTGGATGTAGATGCCATGGAAACCCTAAACTCTCGCTACATATTTGGTTATTCCAACTGGAGGGCCAAAAAGATGGCTGAGGAGAAAAACATACCCCAGATAGGTGCCAGTGATGCCCACTTTTTAGGGGCTATTGGAAGTTGCGTCACCGAACTGGAAGCAGATTTCTCAGTGGATGGTATTATTCAAGGTATACTGTCCGGGAAGACCAATGTTTTCGGAGATCGCACCCCTTTGCCACTCATCCTGAAAGAGGTTATAAATAAGAAGATCCGCCGGATTTAA
- a CDS encoding response regulator, translating into MTSATILVVEDERITAEDIRAGLEFAGYKVPVICSTGEDAVQQARRLEPDLVLMDIKLEGEMDGIEAAATIRKTQDIPVIYLTAYSDEKTVERAKLTEPSGFLVKGQGMLSKPFEESELHAAIEITLYRHQMEKEHDQISSTILHKTSEAVIATNSTGQVRFINALAETLTGWNKDKALGKDLAEVFLPLPEVKDESTLEELLEGSPEISRGGSSVRIKGTVTPIKDYKQRINGLVVAFKVDNTNEN; encoded by the coding sequence ATGACCAGTGCAACTATTCTGGTAGTGGAAGATGAAAGAATCACTGCTGAAGACATCCGAGCAGGACTGGAATTTGCAGGTTACAAAGTACCAGTTATATGTTCTACAGGCGAAGACGCCGTGCAACAGGCCAGGAGATTAGAACCAGACTTGGTGCTTATGGATATTAAGTTAGAAGGAGAAATGGATGGCATAGAAGCAGCTGCCACCATAAGGAAAACACAGGACATACCAGTCATATATCTAACAGCTTATTCCGATGAAAAAACTGTGGAGAGGGCTAAACTAACCGAACCATCAGGCTTCCTAGTTAAAGGGCAGGGAATGTTAAGCAAACCCTTCGAAGAGAGTGAACTGCATGCAGCCATAGAGATTACCCTATACAGGCATCAAATGGAAAAAGAGCACGATCAAATTTCCTCCACCATACTCCACAAAACCAGTGAAGCAGTGATAGCAACCAATTCAACTGGCCAGGTTCGCTTTATAAACGCTCTTGCTGAAACATTAACTGGATGGAATAAAGACAAGGCATTGGGAAAAGATTTGGCGGAAGTTTTCCTGCCATTACCTGAAGTAAAAGATGAATCTACCTTAGAGGAACTTCTGGAGGGGAGTCCTGAAATATCTCGGGGAGGATCATCTGTAAGGATAAAAGGCACAGTTACTCCTATAAAAGATTATAAACAGAGAATCAACGGCCTCGTGGTGGCTTTTAAGGTAGATAATACTAATGAAAACTAG
- the albA gene encoding DNA-binding protein Alba, translating to MPEENVVYIGNKPVMNYVLAVVTQMNGGTSEVILKARGRAISRAVDVAEIVRNRFITDVNVGRIDICTEEIMSNEGTSTNVSAIEIQLSKDFQ from the coding sequence ATGCCAGAGGAAAATGTAGTGTACATTGGAAACAAGCCGGTAATGAACTATGTATTAGCAGTTGTAACACAGATGAACGGTGGTACATCTGAAGTGATACTTAAAGCAAGGGGAAGAGCAATTTCTCGAGCAGTAGATGTGGCAGAAATTGTCAGAAACAGGTTCATAACCGATGTAAATGTGGGACGCATTGATATATGCACCGAAGAAATTATGAGCAATGAAGGAACATCCACGAATGTTTCAGCCATTGAGATACAACTTTCCAAGGATTTTCAGTAA
- a CDS encoding bifunctional 5,6,7,8-tetrahydromethanopterin hydro-lyase/3-hexulose-6-phosphate synthase: MYLIGEALIGNGNEIAHIDLVIGDKNGPAGTAFVNNMSNLSLGHTPLLSVVRPNLMTKPATLIVPKVSVRCLDDANKIFGPAQTAVGRAVADAVEEGILPKDNAEDMVLIISVFIHPDATDYRKIYQYNYGATKLALRRAMEGYPSVDKVLAEKDRGTHPIMGFKVTRLWKPPYLQVALDLDNLQEMERIIDSLPDRERILIEAGTPLVKKFGVGIVSKIRELRKDAFIIADLKTLDVGRIEVKMAADETADAVAISGLGTPESIEKAIHEAQKQGIYSILDMMNVENFTEKLETLNYKPDIVLLHRNVDLETLKAERGELQEEMTEWGNISQIKDILGERGLVAVAGGIVPKKMDQALDSGADIIVVGRYIIGSRDVRHAAEDFLEKMPQDPDTMRLALDEDESI, encoded by the coding sequence ATGTACCTAATAGGGGAAGCCTTGATCGGAAATGGTAATGAAATAGCTCATATTGATTTGGTAATTGGAGATAAAAACGGCCCTGCCGGAACAGCCTTTGTGAATAACATGTCAAACCTTTCACTGGGCCACACACCCCTGCTTTCAGTGGTCAGACCCAACCTCATGACTAAACCCGCAACCCTCATTGTGCCCAAGGTCAGTGTACGCTGCCTGGACGATGCTAACAAGATATTCGGACCTGCACAAACCGCGGTTGGTAGAGCAGTGGCCGATGCAGTGGAAGAAGGAATTCTACCCAAGGATAATGCGGAAGACATGGTGTTAATCATCAGTGTATTCATCCACCCGGATGCAACAGATTACCGGAAAATCTACCAGTACAACTATGGAGCAACCAAACTAGCCCTAAGACGAGCTATGGAAGGATATCCTTCAGTGGATAAAGTATTAGCAGAAAAAGATAGGGGAACACATCCTATAATGGGTTTCAAAGTTACAAGGTTATGGAAACCACCCTACCTGCAGGTGGCACTTGACCTGGATAATCTGCAGGAAATGGAACGCATCATTGACAGCCTCCCTGACAGGGAAAGAATTCTCATAGAGGCTGGCACACCACTGGTTAAAAAATTCGGAGTGGGAATTGTCAGTAAAATACGGGAACTCAGGAAAGATGCATTTATCATCGCTGATCTTAAAACCTTAGATGTGGGCCGTATTGAAGTTAAAATGGCGGCTGATGAGACTGCAGATGCTGTTGCAATTTCAGGACTGGGAACACCGGAATCAATTGAAAAAGCCATCCACGAAGCCCAGAAACAGGGCATCTACTCCATATTGGATATGATGAATGTGGAGAACTTCACTGAAAAACTGGAAACTCTCAACTACAAACCAGATATTGTCCTCTTACACCGTAATGTGGACCTTGAAACCCTCAAAGCCGAACGTGGTGAATTACAGGAAGAAATGACTGAATGGGGTAACATAAGCCAGATTAAAGACATATTAGGTGAACGTGGACTGGTAGCAGTTGCCGGTGGAATTGTGCCCAAAAAAATGGATCAGGCCTTAGACAGTGGAGCAGACATCATCGTGGTGGGCCGTTACATAATCGGTTCCAGGGACGTGCGTCACGCAGCAGAGGACTTCCTGGAAAAGATGCCCCAGGATCCGGACACCATGCGACTGGCTCTGGATGAGGATGAATCCATCTAA
- a CDS encoding DUF1786 domain-containing protein: MKILAIDVGTGTQDIMLYDSNHSMENAVKMVLPSPTRIMANRIRKHHHDLFLSGETMGGGPINRAIKSHLDKGYRVLMTEKSARTVRDDLERVKAIGVEIIPEGEKHPEIAELELKDVDLSAIRESLLQFDVELEFDYMGVAVQDHGHQEGTGDRNFRFQKIKEKLDVPRTPEEFSYFNQVPEHFTRMQGVFRMFKDYRPLIMDSKFASICGAALDPVVAGMDNHVVMDVGNGHTLAASFTDGKIHGVFEHHTSLLTPKRIEELVLRLCEGNITHQEVHEEGGHGAWAVEGIGSYGCVVATGPKRSILAETDLQVHNAAPGGDVMMTGPAGLIKAIMARQGEINDH, from the coding sequence ATGAAAATTCTGGCAATAGATGTGGGTACGGGTACTCAGGATATCATGCTTTATGATTCCAACCATTCCATGGAAAATGCAGTGAAAATGGTTCTTCCATCTCCCACCAGGATAATGGCAAACCGGATACGGAAACATCATCATGATCTTTTTTTAAGTGGAGAGACCATGGGCGGCGGACCCATAAATCGAGCCATAAAAAGTCACCTTGATAAGGGTTATCGGGTGCTAATGACAGAAAAATCTGCCAGAACAGTGAGAGATGACCTGGAAAGAGTTAAAGCAATAGGTGTGGAAATCATTCCTGAAGGGGAAAAACATCCTGAAATAGCAGAATTAGAGCTTAAAGATGTTGACTTATCAGCTATCCGGGAATCATTATTACAATTTGATGTGGAACTTGAATTTGACTATATGGGGGTGGCAGTGCAGGACCACGGACATCAGGAAGGAACAGGAGATCGAAACTTCCGATTTCAGAAAATAAAAGAGAAACTGGATGTTCCACGCACTCCGGAGGAGTTTTCATACTTCAATCAGGTTCCAGAACACTTCACTCGCATGCAGGGAGTTTTCAGAATGTTTAAAGACTACCGTCCTCTAATTATGGATTCCAAATTTGCATCCATATGTGGAGCAGCTTTGGATCCTGTGGTTGCTGGAATGGATAATCATGTGGTCATGGATGTGGGAAATGGACATACCCTGGCTGCTTCATTCACCGATGGAAAGATACATGGAGTATTCGAACACCACACCAGTCTTTTAACTCCAAAGAGGATAGAAGAACTTGTTCTTAGGCTTTGTGAAGGTAATATAACTCACCAGGAGGTTCATGAGGAGGGGGGTCATGGTGCATGGGCAGTAGAGGGCATAGGTTCATATGGATGCGTGGTGGCCACCGGACCAAAACGTTCAATACTAGCTGAAACAGATCTTCAAGTTCACAATGCAGCCCCTGGGGGAGATGTGATGATGACCGGACCTGCGGGGCTGATAAAAGCAATAATGGCGCGGCAAGGAGAAATAAATGATCATTGA
- a CDS encoding 2-isopropylmalate synthase yields MYIENVLEEIKLPEKVRIFDTTLRDGEQTPGVAITPDEKIRIAKRLDRLGVDVIEVGFPAASLGESKAAREIKSLGLNAQVCGLARVLQEDLDAAINSDVDYIHTFIGTSPLHREYKLHMSQDEILAKAVDAVEYIKDHGIIAEFSAEDATRTEFDFLEKIYSAVEDAGVDVINVPDTVGVMVPLSMRKLVSDLKNVVSIPISVHCHDDFGLAVANSLAAVEAGAEQIHATINGLGERAGNTSLEEVVMALITSYGIKTNITTELLVGTSELVSRITGVKMPPNKAIVGENAFAHEAGIHVHGVLQKAETYEPLKPEMVGHTRRIVMGKHTGARAIRSKLDEYGIEMDENQFCMLYDQVKKLGDKGKMVTDADLQALAETVLGKPKEEKVKLEGFTVMTGDNVLPTATVKLNIDGKIKTAAKTGVGPVDAAINAIQSLVRETADIELREYHIEAITGGTNALAEVFVILEDGEGNSATGRSTVEDVVMASVEAVLDAINKILMER; encoded by the coding sequence ATGTACATAGAAAATGTTTTAGAAGAAATCAAATTACCTGAAAAGGTGCGAATATTCGACACCACCCTCAGAGATGGCGAGCAAACACCCGGGGTAGCCATAACTCCGGATGAAAAGATCAGAATAGCCAAGAGGCTGGACAGATTAGGAGTGGATGTTATAGAAGTGGGATTCCCAGCAGCATCACTGGGTGAGAGTAAAGCTGCCCGGGAAATTAAAAGTCTGGGACTCAATGCACAGGTATGTGGTTTGGCAAGAGTACTGCAGGAAGACTTAGACGCAGCAATAAACTCTGATGTGGATTACATTCACACCTTCATAGGCACTTCTCCCCTTCACCGGGAATATAAGTTACATATGAGCCAGGATGAAATTCTAGCCAAAGCAGTGGATGCAGTGGAGTACATCAAAGATCATGGAATCATCGCTGAATTCTCGGCAGAAGATGCCACCAGAACAGAATTTGATTTTTTGGAAAAAATTTACTCTGCAGTGGAGGATGCAGGGGTGGATGTAATCAATGTCCCGGATACTGTGGGAGTAATGGTCCCTTTATCAATGAGAAAACTGGTAAGTGACCTTAAAAATGTGGTAAGCATCCCTATAAGTGTTCACTGCCATGATGATTTTGGCCTGGCAGTGGCCAACAGTCTGGCGGCAGTAGAAGCCGGTGCAGAGCAGATTCATGCCACTATAAACGGTTTAGGAGAACGGGCAGGAAATACTTCCTTAGAAGAGGTTGTAATGGCCCTTATAACCAGCTATGGGATCAAAACAAACATCACTACTGAGCTGTTGGTGGGAACATCAGAACTGGTTTCAAGAATCACCGGGGTGAAAATGCCCCCTAATAAGGCCATTGTAGGAGAGAATGCATTTGCCCATGAGGCAGGAATACATGTTCACGGGGTGCTCCAGAAAGCCGAGACCTACGAACCCCTCAAACCAGAAATGGTGGGTCACACCCGCCGTATAGTAATGGGGAAGCACACTGGTGCCCGGGCCATAAGGTCCAAACTGGATGAATATGGTATTGAAATGGATGAAAACCAGTTCTGCATGCTTTACGATCAGGTTAAGAAGCTGGGGGATAAGGGAAAGATGGTAACGGATGCCGATCTCCAGGCACTGGCTGAAACAGTATTAGGAAAGCCTAAAGAGGAAAAGGTTAAATTAGAAGGGTTCACGGTAATGACTGGGGACAATGTACTTCCCACAGCCACTGTAAAGTTAAACATTGATGGTAAGATTAAAACAGCTGCTAAAACTGGAGTAGGACCAGTTGATGCAGCTATTAATGCCATACAAAGTTTGGTGAGGGAAACTGCGGACATTGAACTGAGAGAATATCATATTGAGGCCATAACTGGTGGTACCAATGCACTGGCTGAGGTATTTGTAATACTGGAAGATGGTGAAGGTAACAGTGCCACAGGCAGATCCACAGTTGAAGACGTGGTTATGGCCAGTGTAGAGGCAGTTTTGGATGCCATAAACAAAATACTAATGGAAAGATGA
- a CDS encoding DUF63 family protein gives MFFDSIIQYIQENFIYLHPGYTTLNTIVFGIILGLVILLIIRMFRWIDKDPKDLLLPLIPFIYFGSSARALVDNGIYPLTYILVTPGIYLLTGISAIITLLAAVFIERKIGWDYRYIIFLVGVVLCIPNVYFTPHINLVAVLQILGSWALVSAPFILLSLKWGLLKDKFNLSVLLAHIFDASTTFIAVDYYGYGEQHVLPNFLTQLADTAMVMFPLKIAVILPALYVIDTYVEDRTIRNMLKLAIFILGLAPGMRNFLSLGMGT, from the coding sequence ATGTTCTTTGATTCTATCATACAGTATATTCAGGAGAACTTCATCTACCTGCACCCGGGTTACACCACTTTAAATACAATAGTATTCGGCATAATACTGGGTCTGGTTATTCTTTTAATCATAAGGATGTTTCGCTGGATAGATAAAGACCCTAAGGATCTTCTTCTTCCCCTAATCCCCTTCATATATTTCGGGTCCAGTGCACGCGCCCTGGTTGACAATGGAATATATCCCCTAACCTATATTCTGGTAACTCCTGGGATATACCTTTTAACCGGGATTTCAGCCATCATCACACTTTTAGCAGCGGTTTTCATAGAACGCAAGATTGGATGGGATTACCGTTATATTATATTCCTGGTGGGGGTAGTACTCTGTATTCCCAACGTATACTTCACCCCGCATATCAACTTGGTGGCAGTGTTGCAGATTTTAGGATCATGGGCTTTGGTATCTGCCCCCTTCATATTACTAAGTCTGAAATGGGGACTCTTAAAGGATAAATTCAATTTAAGTGTACTTCTGGCCCACATATTCGATGCCAGCACCACCTTCATAGCAGTGGATTATTATGGCTACGGAGAACAGCACGTTCTCCCTAATTTCCTCACCCAACTGGCAGACACCGCCATGGTAATGTTTCCCTTAAAAATAGCAGTAATATTACCCGCCCTCTATGTTATCGACACTTATGTTGAGGATAGAACCATACGTAACATGCTGAAATTGGCCATATTTATTCTAGGATTGGCACCGGGAATGAGAAACTTCCTGAGTCTGGGTATGGGTACCTAG
- a CDS encoding HAD family hydrolase, with protein sequence MKAVVFDNSGTLISRYRAIKDIASGVILDETSSIDLVDQNPSRALVVLQTDPAKCIINARPHQTIHEFITRNNVPFDISYSSLDIDKNEFLDLIKNEKAQVSDIQDTIRAVIDKKYNVQICSGSGFIVNIETGEIEFTITAGGKIFPEVTEVVEELKKRGFHIYVASGDRTKSLVELSNFINIPSENVFGTANAKRKKEIVHELKNRFKVMMVGNSANDILALEEADLGVLTLQQDENPPQKVIDAADVVVKNIKEILEIDF encoded by the coding sequence ATGAAAGCGGTTGTTTTCGATAACTCCGGAACTCTCATTTCAAGGTACCGGGCTATAAAGGACATTGCCTCTGGAGTGATACTTGATGAAACCAGTTCCATTGACCTGGTGGATCAGAATCCCAGCCGGGCACTGGTGGTTTTGCAGACTGACCCTGCTAAATGCATAATCAATGCCCGCCCTCATCAAACTATTCATGAATTCATAACTCGGAACAATGTTCCTTTTGACATAAGCTACTCATCTTTAGATATTGATAAAAATGAATTCCTGGATCTTATAAAAAATGAGAAAGCCCAAGTTAGTGATATACAGGATACAATTAGGGCTGTTATTGACAAGAAATACAATGTTCAGATATGCAGTGGGTCTGGTTTCATTGTAAACATTGAAACTGGTGAAATAGAGTTTACCATTACTGCTGGTGGTAAAATATTCCCGGAAGTTACAGAGGTGGTGGAGGAACTTAAAAAAAGAGGTTTCCATATCTATGTGGCCTCTGGTGACCGGACTAAATCTCTGGTGGAGTTATCTAATTTCATCAATATACCCTCAGAAAATGTGTTTGGCACTGCTAATGCCAAAAGAAAGAAGGAAATTGTGCACGAACTTAAAAACAGATTCAAGGTGATGATGGTTGGAAACAGTGCCAACGACATCCTGGCCCTTGAAGAAGCAGATTTAGGTGTTTTAACTCTCCAGCAGGATGAAAACCCTCCCCAAAAAGTCATTGACGCTGCAGATGTTGTGGTGAAAAATATTAAAGAGATTCTAGAAATTGACTTCTAA